In the bacterium HR17 genome, ACCGCGAAGCGCCGCAGCGGCATTAGCGTCACTTCGGCAGCCAACTCGGGATCGCCGCACAGGTCCATCAGCGAATAGCGCTCCCGCAGGCGACGGTATTCGGGCAAGTAGCGCCCCGCTTGTCGCATGAACCAAACAGGCGTGCAATCCACCGGCTGTCGTCGGCAAGCCCGCAGAAAGCGGTCGTTCATCGCGTCACCGTCACCTACTCATGAACAACTTGGCGCTGTTAGGGTAACGGTGCTGCAGATCGTCAACGCGCACACGATGAGGAAAACGCGCCCTGCCAAAGGCATATTGGGCACCTTCAAAGCCCCTCTTGTCACGGTTCACGCGCGGACACCGCGTTGTTGACGCCGCGACGGTGCAGTCGGCAAAGGTTCCCCTTCGGTCATCGGCTCCATAACGGCTTGCACTTTGGGCGTCAGGAAGATAGGGGCTTTCGCCCGCAGCGCCAAAGCGATACTGTCGGACGGGCGGGCATCAATTTCTTTCAAGCCCTTCTCGGTGCGCAAGGTCAGGGTCGCGTAGAAAGTGTTGTCACGCAAATCGGTGATGACCACACGCTCCACCTGTCCTCCGAGCGCCTGAATGGCGGTGTAGAGCAAGTCGTGCGTCATGGGGCGGGGAAATGAAACACCGTTGAGGACTGCCGCAATGGCTAAGGCTTCCGCTTCGCCGATCCACACGCGCAAGATTTTGTCGCCTTTATCAGGGGCTAAAATGACCACGCGCGCCCCGACAGGGTCGTTGTAGACTTGCTTGACCTGCACTTGCAACAGGTCATCTGCAGCGGCGGCTTGACCCGTTGTGTGGTCGCGCACCCATTGCCAACCGAGCAAGCCGGCACCGCCCAATGCAGCGCTCATGCCAGCCAACTTCAACGCGTCACGGCGGGACAGGCGCGTCATGCTTTGTCACCCCCCTCAGAGTGGTGCGTCACCGTCATTTTAGCAGCGTCCTCTTGTTCTGTGTCAGGCAAAAAGTGATACGGGAAGAGGGCTTGCAAGGTCAATTTAATCGCGCCGGCAACCGGGACAGCCAACAACATACCCAGCACCCCCATCAGCGTGCCGCCCGCCATCACTGCGAAGAGGACTGTCAAGGGATGCAAGCCCACACGGTGCCCCACCAAGCGCGGCATGATGAACCAGTCAAACAGTTGATTGATGCCGATAAGCCCGACGGCAACGGTAACAGCACACGCGATCGGATGGTGCTGAGCCGTTGTGTAGGCTGCCAAGACACCCGCGCCTGTCGTGATGATCGCCCCAAAGTAGGGCACAGCGTAGAGCGCTCCTCCCAACACCCCAATGGCTAAAGCGAAATCCATACCAAATACCCATTGACAGACCGACAAGAAGAGGGTGTCTACGACACCGACAGCGAGGCACAAGACCATGTAACCGCGCACATAGCGCCCGACCAACGATTCTATTTCGCGCACTAACTCCGCCAAGGCTTCCCGATACTCCGCAGGCACCCACCACCGCAACCGGTTCCGCATCGGGTCAAAAATCTGTAGCGCATAAAAGACGATCAAGGGCAACAACACGAAGGAAAACAGCCCTGAAAGGGACGCCAGCGTCCCTTGCAGCAACCCCAGAAGAAATTTGCCCATCTGCTCCCACATTTGTCGCACAGATTCTTCTATAAAAGGCGGAACATCGCCGCGCAACGCACGGCGCTCTACGGTCGTCAGCAACTGCTGCGCCAACAGGTAATAGCGCCCTTTGGGAGGCAAACAGGCTTGCACAAATTGCGTCGCCTGATCTATCAACGGAGGCACGACAAGTATCAAAACGCTCAGGGCAGCCATTCCTAAGACCGTGAAGACAATGACAATCGCTAGGGTGCGGGGCAGCCCTTGCTTCGCCAGGCGGTCAACGAGGGGGTTTAACAGGTAAGCCCCACATAATCCCAAAAGGAACAGGGGCAAAATCGTTCGGATGTTCCAGAGAAACAGCGCCACTACACCGACCAGCGCAACGATACCGATGCGTCGCAGCCATTTGACCTGCTCTGGCGTCCAAGGACCACTTAGCGGCGCATGTTTGCCCGTGAGGACGCGTTCAGCGCGTCTCGGTTGCATCGGCATCACCGCTATCTGCATAGCGTCCGCGCATGTAAGCCTGCATTTTCTGTAACGCCCGTCGGAGCAACCGCGATACATGCATCTGCGAGATCCCCAACCGCTGGGCGATCTGTGTCTGCGTCAAGTCATCAAAAAAGCGCATTTCCACGATTTTGCGCTCCCGTTCATCCAAGACGCTCATGGCTTCCGCCAACAACTGCCGCTTTTGCCAGCGTTCCATTTCTTCAGTTTCTGACGCGACCAACACATCGCTGAGCGACTGGGGTCTGTCGTCCTCATCGTTTGTCAACTCTTGCTCTAACGACAAGGCTTCGTAGGCGCCGGCAGCCTCAATGGCTTCAATGACTTGCTCCTCACTGACCCCCAATTCCTGCGCCAACTCCGCTACCGTCGGGGGGCGCCCCAGCGTTTGGGTCATCGTGTCCATGAGTTTGTAAACGCGTTGGTTAAGTTCCTGCAACCCACGCGGTAGGTGCAAGGTCCACGCGGCATCCCGAAAGTGGCGCTTGAGTTCCCCTAAAATCGTCGGCACAGCAAAGGTGACAAACTTCGTCCCCCGGTCGGGGTCATAGCGGTCAACGGCGTTGATCAGCCCGTAGATCGCGACTTGCAACAAATCTTCCATCGGTTCGCCCCGCCCCATGAACCGGCGCGCCAGCGCTTTGGCTAAATCCATGTGGCGGAAAATTAATTCGTCCCGCACCCGCATATCCTTCGTTTGTTTCCATAGCCGAAACAACTCGTCAGTGTCCATTTGCCGCAGTTGCCATTCAGTCATCGCCGCAGCCCCCAATGGACATCAACAGCGCCGTCGCTTGACCATGCGGACAACCGTCCCCTGCCCTTCAGCCGAATGCCATGCCACTTCGTCCATAACCGCCCGCATGATCATCGTGCCGAGGTTAGTGGGCACTTCGCGGGGCAGCCCGCGCCCTGCGTCTCTGACTTCAATGACGAGGGCGTTTTGCTCTACCCAACACGCGATGAAGAAATGCTGCCCTGTGCGGTCCTCGTAGGCATGTTGGATGACATTGGTGCAGGCTTCCGACACCGCCAGCTTGATGTCTTCCAGTTCGTCCAAACCAAAGCCCATTTGCGACGCAAATGTCGCACATGCCAAGCGGGCGACGGCGATCAACGCCGGCTCACACACTAATGTCAATTCCATCCGCCACTCTGCTTTGCGTGGCGCGAGCGGCTCCGGCGCAACCCCCCGTTGCTTGGGTTGGACCGACGACGCAAACGGTTCAACTTCCGCGCGCTCGCGTTCTTTTGCGGCGCGCCACGCCGCCAAGGCGTCGCTGACCGTCAAGTAGTTGGGCAGGGTGTCTAAAAGTCCCAGCGTTTCCAGCAACTTACGCAGGCGGGGTTGACGGACGATGACCGCAAACATGAGCCCGTGGTTTTCCGCCTCGCCCCACGCCCGCATGAGCGCCCCAATGCCCGAACTGTCCATGAACTCCACATCGTCCAACGAGATGAGCAGTCCTTGTTCCGCACGGCGCATCGCGCTGTTTATCGTGTCCTGCAGCTCATCTTGCACGGCAGCGTCCACGCTCCCGCGCAACTCCACCAACACGATACCGTCGTCCACATCGCGGACAGTTGCGCGCAGCGGCATGGGCAATCACCTCACTTTATGCCCCTCAAACGCCGCGCTTTGACGGCTACCGACACTTTTTACCCGTTTCAATCTTGCCACTGTCACGAGCCTCAGGTCGGAGCCCCGTTCGTGTCTCGCACGGTTGTCACTTCTTTAACGCGCTTGCGCTAAACTTGCGCATGAGTGGATGGCAACTGCGGAAGATCGCCCAGAGGATGAGGAAACAGTGCAGGGACGGCACATCAGTGCGGTCGTCGCAATGCTGTTGGGAGGCACCCTTATGCTGGCGCAAACGCCTCGTGCCAACCGAAACGCTCCCTACGCTCAGTGGCGTTTCGGTCCGCCGAACGAACCGACCTTTTTCCCTATCGCTGTTTGGCTGCAAAATCCGCGCAACGCTCCCCGCTACAAGGCGGCAGGGTTCAACCTGTATGTCGGCTTATGGAAAGGTCCGACAGAAGAGCAATTGAAGTTGCTGCGGGAGGCAGGTATGCCCGTCATTTGCGAACAGAACGAGGTCGGGTTGCGTCACCGCGATGACCCCATCATCGTCGGTTGGATGCATCAGGACGAACCCGACAACGCGCAACTCATCGGGCAGGACCCGCAGACGGGGCAAAAAATTTACGGCGGTCCCGTGCCCCCGCGGGAAGTCATAGAGCGCTACAAGCGCATGAAAGCCAACGACCCTGACCGCCCCGTCCTG is a window encoding:
- the tqsA gene encoding AI-2 transport protein TqsA, producing the protein MQIAVMPMQPRRAERVLTGKHAPLSGPWTPEQVKWLRRIGIVALVGVVALFLWNIRTILPLFLLGLCGAYLLNPLVDRLAKQGLPRTLAIVIVFTVLGMAALSVLILVVPPLIDQATQFVQACLPPKGRYYLLAQQLLTTVERRALRGDVPPFIEESVRQMWEQMGKFLLGLLQGTLASLSGLFSFVLLPLIVFYALQIFDPMRNRLRWWVPAEYREALAELVREIESLVGRYVRGYMVLCLAVGVVDTLFLSVCQWVFGMDFALAIGVLGGALYAVPYFGAIITTGAGVLAAYTTAQHHPIACAVTVAVGLIGINQLFDWFIMPRLVGHRVGLHPLTVLFAVMAGGTLMGVLGMLLAVPVAGAIKLTLQALFPYHFLPDTEQEDAAKMTVTHHSEGGDKA
- the sigF_1 gene encoding RNA polymerase sigma factor SigF, which codes for MTEWQLRQMDTDELFRLWKQTKDMRVRDELIFRHMDLAKALARRFMGRGEPMEDLLQVAIYGLINAVDRYDPDRGTKFVTFAVPTILGELKRHFRDAAWTLHLPRGLQELNQRVYKLMDTMTQTLGRPPTVAELAQELGVSEEQVIEAIEAAGAYEALSLEQELTNDEDDRPQSLSDVLVASETEEMERWQKRQLLAEAMSVLDERERKIVEMRFFDDLTQTQIAQRLGISQMHVSRLLRRALQKMQAYMRGRYADSGDADATETR
- the rsbW gene encoding Serine-protein kinase RsbW, with product MPLRATVRDVDDGIVLVELRGSVDAAVQDELQDTINSAMRRAEQGLLISLDDVEFMDSSGIGALMRAWGEAENHGLMFAVIVRQPRLRKLLETLGLLDTLPNYLTVSDALAAWRAAKERERAEVEPFASSVQPKQRGVAPEPLAPRKAEWRMELTLVCEPALIAVARLACATFASQMGFGLDELEDIKLAVSEACTNVIQHAYEDRTGQHFFIACWVEQNALVIEVRDAGRGLPREVPTNLGTMIMRAVMDEVAWHSAEGQGTVVRMVKRRRC